A genome region from Caretta caretta isolate rCarCar2 chromosome 22, rCarCar1.hap1, whole genome shotgun sequence includes the following:
- the RBM7 gene encoding RNA-binding protein 7 isoform X2, protein MHCWRLRSQSGPVRGDGRGGGRGQPDPVRGEPGPPGDRGAGLRALPPGSSHASQDGNSSYFQHGSANTSPSSTPHSTPNSNRYDRSTDNTLTGFTSTQMLQRSFSSPDNLQRQMMNSGTRQQSQYSGKYGSPHAEQSSYISPGQQQSHSFNQSSGSQMQRRPDGSSAQRKNRLNSHPYMDSRHFNREQRFGDYGSDHHYRGNRDEYSYEDRSPHDAGSDHYSRGNRDEYCYEDRSHDGWSHDYNRRENYRDGKWRPSRH, encoded by the exons ATGCACTGCTGGCGCCTGCGCAGTCAGTCGGGGCCCGTGCGTGGAGATGGGCGCGGCGGCGGCCGAGGCCAACCGGACCCTGTTCGTGGGGAACCTGGACCCCCGGGTGACCGAGGAGCTGGTCTTCGAGCTCTTCCACCAG GCAGTAGTCATGCATCTCAAGATGGCAATTCATCTTATTTCCAGCATGGATCTGCTAATACAAGTCCTTCCAGCACACCACATTCAACACCAAATTCAAACAG ATATGATAGGAGCACAGATAACACGTTAACAGGATTCACATCCACGCAGATGCTGCAGAGGTCTTTCTCATCTCCTGATAACCTTCAGAGACAAATG atgaATAGTGGTACACGGCAGCAGTCACAATACAGTGGAAAGTATGGTTCTCCGCATGCAGAGCAGTCTAGTTATatctcaccagggcagcagcagagtcaTTCATTTAATCAGTCTTCAGGCTCACAAATGCAGCGTCGTCCAGATGGATCGTCAGCACAGCGCAAGAACAGGCTGAACTCCCATCCTTATATGGACAGCAGACATTTTAACCGTGAGCAGCGTTTTGGAGACTATGGATCTGATCATCATTACAGAGGGAACAGAGATGAGTACAGCTATGAAGACAGGAGTCCTCATGATGCTGGATCTGATCACTATTCTAGAGGGAACAGGGATGAGTACTGCTATGAAGACAGGAGCCATGATGGCTGGAGCCATGACTATAACAGAAGAGAGAACTACAGAGATGGCAAATGGCGCCCATCCCGGCATTAG
- the RBM7 gene encoding RNA-binding protein 7 isoform X1 — MHCWRLRSQSGPVRGDGRGGGRGQPDPVRGEPGPPGDRGAGLRALPPGSSHASQDGNSSYFQHGSANTSPSSTPHSTPNSNSRYDRSTDNTLTGFTSTQMLQRSFSSPDNLQRQMMNSGTRQQSQYSGKYGSPHAEQSSYISPGQQQSHSFNQSSGSQMQRRPDGSSAQRKNRLNSHPYMDSRHFNREQRFGDYGSDHHYRGNRDEYSYEDRSPHDAGSDHYSRGNRDEYCYEDRSHDGWSHDYNRRENYRDGKWRPSRH, encoded by the exons ATGCACTGCTGGCGCCTGCGCAGTCAGTCGGGGCCCGTGCGTGGAGATGGGCGCGGCGGCGGCCGAGGCCAACCGGACCCTGTTCGTGGGGAACCTGGACCCCCGGGTGACCGAGGAGCTGGTCTTCGAGCTCTTCCACCAG GCAGTAGTCATGCATCTCAAGATGGCAATTCATCTTATTTCCAGCATGGATCTGCTAATACAAGTCCTTCCAGCACACCACATTCAACACCAAATTCAAACAG CAGATATGATAGGAGCACAGATAACACGTTAACAGGATTCACATCCACGCAGATGCTGCAGAGGTCTTTCTCATCTCCTGATAACCTTCAGAGACAAATG atgaATAGTGGTACACGGCAGCAGTCACAATACAGTGGAAAGTATGGTTCTCCGCATGCAGAGCAGTCTAGTTATatctcaccagggcagcagcagagtcaTTCATTTAATCAGTCTTCAGGCTCACAAATGCAGCGTCGTCCAGATGGATCGTCAGCACAGCGCAAGAACAGGCTGAACTCCCATCCTTATATGGACAGCAGACATTTTAACCGTGAGCAGCGTTTTGGAGACTATGGATCTGATCATCATTACAGAGGGAACAGAGATGAGTACAGCTATGAAGACAGGAGTCCTCATGATGCTGGATCTGATCACTATTCTAGAGGGAACAGGGATGAGTACTGCTATGAAGACAGGAGCCATGATGGCTGGAGCCATGACTATAACAGAAGAGAGAACTACAGAGATGGCAAATGGCGCCCATCCCGGCATTAG
- the RBM7 gene encoding RNA-binding protein 7 isoform X4 — translation MGAAAAEANRTLFVGNLDPRVTEELVFELFHQAGPVIKVKIPKDRDGKPKQFAFVNFKHEESVPYGMSLLNGIKLFGRPIKIQFRSGSSHASQDGNSSYFQHGSANTSPSSTPHSTPNSNRYDRSTDNTLTGFTSTQMLQRSFSSPDNLQRQMMNSGTRQQSQYSGKYGSPHAEQSSYISPGQQQSHSFNQSSGSQMQRRPDGSSAQRKNRLNSHPYMDSRHFNREQRFGDYGSDHHYRGNRDEYSYEDRSPHDAGSDHYSRGNRDEYCYEDRSHDGWSHDYNRRENYRDGKWRPSRH, via the exons ATGGGCGCGGCGGCGGCCGAGGCCAACCGGACCCTGTTCGTGGGGAACCTGGACCCCCGGGTGACCGAGGAGCTGGTCTTCGAGCTCTTCCACCAG GCAGGTCCAGTAATTAAAGTTAAAATACCTAAGGATAGAGATGGTAAACCAAAGCAATTTGCATTTGTGAATTTCAAACACGAAGAATCTGTCCCTTATGGAATGAGTCTGCTTAATGGGATCAAACTTTTTGGAAGGCCCATCAAAATTCAGTTCCGATCAG GCAGTAGTCATGCATCTCAAGATGGCAATTCATCTTATTTCCAGCATGGATCTGCTAATACAAGTCCTTCCAGCACACCACATTCAACACCAAATTCAAACAG ATATGATAGGAGCACAGATAACACGTTAACAGGATTCACATCCACGCAGATGCTGCAGAGGTCTTTCTCATCTCCTGATAACCTTCAGAGACAAATG atgaATAGTGGTACACGGCAGCAGTCACAATACAGTGGAAAGTATGGTTCTCCGCATGCAGAGCAGTCTAGTTATatctcaccagggcagcagcagagtcaTTCATTTAATCAGTCTTCAGGCTCACAAATGCAGCGTCGTCCAGATGGATCGTCAGCACAGCGCAAGAACAGGCTGAACTCCCATCCTTATATGGACAGCAGACATTTTAACCGTGAGCAGCGTTTTGGAGACTATGGATCTGATCATCATTACAGAGGGAACAGAGATGAGTACAGCTATGAAGACAGGAGTCCTCATGATGCTGGATCTGATCACTATTCTAGAGGGAACAGGGATGAGTACTGCTATGAAGACAGGAGCCATGATGGCTGGAGCCATGACTATAACAGAAGAGAGAACTACAGAGATGGCAAATGGCGCCCATCCCGGCATTAG
- the RBM7 gene encoding RNA-binding protein 7 isoform X3 → MGAAAAEANRTLFVGNLDPRVTEELVFELFHQAGPVIKVKIPKDRDGKPKQFAFVNFKHEESVPYGMSLLNGIKLFGRPIKIQFRSGSSHASQDGNSSYFQHGSANTSPSSTPHSTPNSNSRYDRSTDNTLTGFTSTQMLQRSFSSPDNLQRQMMNSGTRQQSQYSGKYGSPHAEQSSYISPGQQQSHSFNQSSGSQMQRRPDGSSAQRKNRLNSHPYMDSRHFNREQRFGDYGSDHHYRGNRDEYSYEDRSPHDAGSDHYSRGNRDEYCYEDRSHDGWSHDYNRRENYRDGKWRPSRH, encoded by the exons ATGGGCGCGGCGGCGGCCGAGGCCAACCGGACCCTGTTCGTGGGGAACCTGGACCCCCGGGTGACCGAGGAGCTGGTCTTCGAGCTCTTCCACCAG GCAGGTCCAGTAATTAAAGTTAAAATACCTAAGGATAGAGATGGTAAACCAAAGCAATTTGCATTTGTGAATTTCAAACACGAAGAATCTGTCCCTTATGGAATGAGTCTGCTTAATGGGATCAAACTTTTTGGAAGGCCCATCAAAATTCAGTTCCGATCAG GCAGTAGTCATGCATCTCAAGATGGCAATTCATCTTATTTCCAGCATGGATCTGCTAATACAAGTCCTTCCAGCACACCACATTCAACACCAAATTCAAACAG CAGATATGATAGGAGCACAGATAACACGTTAACAGGATTCACATCCACGCAGATGCTGCAGAGGTCTTTCTCATCTCCTGATAACCTTCAGAGACAAATG atgaATAGTGGTACACGGCAGCAGTCACAATACAGTGGAAAGTATGGTTCTCCGCATGCAGAGCAGTCTAGTTATatctcaccagggcagcagcagagtcaTTCATTTAATCAGTCTTCAGGCTCACAAATGCAGCGTCGTCCAGATGGATCGTCAGCACAGCGCAAGAACAGGCTGAACTCCCATCCTTATATGGACAGCAGACATTTTAACCGTGAGCAGCGTTTTGGAGACTATGGATCTGATCATCATTACAGAGGGAACAGAGATGAGTACAGCTATGAAGACAGGAGTCCTCATGATGCTGGATCTGATCACTATTCTAGAGGGAACAGGGATGAGTACTGCTATGAAGACAGGAGCCATGATGGCTGGAGCCATGACTATAACAGAAGAGAGAACTACAGAGATGGCAAATGGCGCCCATCCCGGCATTAG